A region from the Arachis ipaensis cultivar K30076 chromosome B01, Araip1.1, whole genome shotgun sequence genome encodes:
- the LOC107619505 gene encoding uncharacterized protein LOC107619505 isoform X1: protein MLEQRISTKGKRMPGVKATTIDKFLKENGIDMEIEGPSTELSEDGKESMALDEDYYQHVMEDIDDEEGEPKKKKIRGKITCKEIYARTMEQREEVTFDIGQPVGPTDQSVSNLTSFVGTIGRNKRFVSLLYTSWHAVSPKSKKFMWDYVNIRHSTKFILPDSG from the exons ATGTTGGAGCAAAGAATATCAACAAAGGGTAAGAGGATGCCAGGAGTAAAGGCTACAACAATTGACAAATTCTTAAAGGAAAATGGGATAGACATGGaaattgaaggaccaagcactgaACTAAGTGAGGACGGGAAAGAAAGCATGGCACTTGATGAAGACTATTATCAACATGTGATGGAGGACATTGATGATGAAGAAG GAgagccaaagaagaagaaaattcgTGGAAAAATAACTTGCAAAGAGATTTATGCAAGGACTATGGAACAGCGGGAAGAAGTCACTTTTGATATTGGACAGCCCGTAGGACCAACTGACCAAAGTGTTTCTAATTTAACTAGTTTTGTTGGCACTATTGGTAGAAATAAAAGATTCGTTAGTCTTTTGTACACTAGTTGGCATGCGGTTTCTCCTAAATCTAAGAAGTTCATGTGGGACTATGTTAACATAAGACACTCG ACCAAGTTTATCCTCCCAGACAGTGGATAA
- the LOC107619505 gene encoding uncharacterized protein LOC107619505 isoform X2, which yields MLEQRISTKGKRMPGVKATTIDKFLKENGIDMEIEGPSTELSEDGKESMALDEDYYQHVMEDIDDEEGEPKKKKIRGKITCKEIYARTMEQREEVTFDIGQPVGPTDQSVSNLTSFVGTIGRNKRFVSLLYTSWHAVSPKSKKFMWDYVNTKFILPDSG from the exons ATGTTGGAGCAAAGAATATCAACAAAGGGTAAGAGGATGCCAGGAGTAAAGGCTACAACAATTGACAAATTCTTAAAGGAAAATGGGATAGACATGGaaattgaaggaccaagcactgaACTAAGTGAGGACGGGAAAGAAAGCATGGCACTTGATGAAGACTATTATCAACATGTGATGGAGGACATTGATGATGAAGAAG GAgagccaaagaagaagaaaattcgTGGAAAAATAACTTGCAAAGAGATTTATGCAAGGACTATGGAACAGCGGGAAGAAGTCACTTTTGATATTGGACAGCCCGTAGGACCAACTGACCAAAGTGTTTCTAATTTAACTAGTTTTGTTGGCACTATTGGTAGAAATAAAAGATTCGTTAGTCTTTTGTACACTAGTTGGCATGCGGTTTCTCCTAAATCTAAGAAGTTCATGTGGGACTATGTTAAC ACCAAGTTTATCCTCCCAGACAGTGGATAA